A window of the Gemmatimonadota bacterium genome harbors these coding sequences:
- a CDS encoding PTS sugar transporter subunit IIA — MSLTELLDENAILVNLKATQKQEVIEELAAALTASGRISDNREVLQAVLEREKIMSTGIGKGVAIPHGKCKAVDRLVGVLGIKKEGVDFQSLDEQPVYLFFLLVSPLNVSGPHIRALAHISRLLRHDNLRKQLIAAEDPRDALALIAEEEENM, encoded by the coding sequence ATGAGCTTGACGGAACTGTTGGACGAAAACGCTATCCTGGTCAACCTTAAGGCCACGCAGAAACAGGAAGTGATCGAGGAACTGGCCGCGGCACTGACCGCGTCCGGCCGGATCAGCGACAACAGGGAAGTGCTCCAGGCCGTCCTGGAACGCGAGAAGATCATGAGCACCGGGATCGGGAAGGGGGTCGCCATTCCCCACGGCAAGTGCAAGGCCGTCGACAGGCTGGTCGGGGTGCTCGGGATCAAGAAGGAGGGCGTGGATTTCCAGTCCCTCGACGAACAGCCGGTCTACCTCTTCTTCCTGCTCGTGTCCCCCCTGAATGTCTCCGGTCCCCATATCCGGGCGCTCGCCCACATTTCCCGCCTGCTTCGGCACGACAACCTGCGAAAACAGCTGATCGCCGCGGAAGACCCCCGCGACGCCCTCGCGCTTATCGCGGAAGAGGAAGAGAACATGTAG
- a CDS encoding DUF4398 domain-containing protein, which yields MSKQAYLTALSVVACLFMAAACAGPPTEAMNGAEDAMAAAMEAEVDKYAPAEYEAAAAEFEKARTHMAAEEYGDAKTAAENTMALVESASQESVVQKEFTKREVDEALPAFLERWGEISGSIEQGRGQAARALAQEASAFADSLTVQLNELNAAEKWHDLKMLLESANMTADSFAERAGG from the coding sequence ATGTCCAAGCAGGCCTATCTGACCGCGCTGAGCGTCGTCGCATGCCTCTTCATGGCCGCTGCATGCGCGGGACCGCCCACCGAGGCGATGAACGGGGCGGAGGATGCCATGGCCGCCGCCATGGAAGCCGAGGTCGACAAGTACGCGCCGGCTGAATACGAAGCGGCCGCGGCCGAGTTCGAAAAGGCCCGGACGCATATGGCCGCGGAGGAGTACGGCGACGCGAAAACCGCCGCCGAAAACACCATGGCGCTCGTCGAATCGGCCAGCCAGGAATCCGTGGTGCAGAAGGAGTTTACCAAACGCGAGGTCGATGAAGCCCTGCCGGCTTTCCTGGAACGATGGGGGGAGATTTCGGGCAGCATCGAGCAGGGACGCGGCCAGGCCGCCCGTGCGCTTGCCCAGGAAGCCTCGGCATTCGCCGACTCGCTGACGGTGCAATTGAATGAACTTAACGCGGCCGAGAAATGGCATGATCTCAAAATGCTTCTCGAGTCAGCCAACATGACGGCCGACAGTTTCGCGGAACGGGCCGGCGGCTGA
- a CDS encoding phosphoribosylaminoimidazolesuccinocarboxamide synthase, translated as MVSEDLLRKQLEFVLHDTSFDLGEKFEGKVRDNYRLNGKRIIVTTDRISAFDRVLCALPFKGQVINQTAVYWFERTRHIIENHLIDVPDPNVLVARECQLIPVEMVVRGYLTGVTTTSAWYHYSRGSRDFCGNALPDGMIKNQAFDRPIITPSTKPEKGAHDESISAEEVLRRGLVDEGAYREMERAALALFAFGTERAAANNLILVDTKYEFGLFEDRVVLIDEIHTPDSSRFWIRDTYEDRFRRGEEPEKMDKEYVRGWLADRGFRGDGPIPHIPDEIRIEAARRYITAYEMITARAFEARNEDVLQRITHRLRNPM; from the coding sequence ATGGTTTCTGAAGACCTCCTCAGGAAGCAGTTGGAATTCGTCCTGCACGATACCAGCTTCGACCTGGGCGAGAAATTCGAAGGCAAGGTCAGGGACAACTACCGGCTCAACGGGAAACGGATCATCGTGACCACCGATCGGATCTCCGCCTTCGACCGGGTCTTGTGCGCCCTTCCCTTCAAGGGCCAAGTCATCAACCAGACCGCGGTCTACTGGTTCGAACGGACCCGGCATATCATTGAGAACCACCTGATCGACGTGCCCGATCCGAACGTGCTCGTAGCCAGGGAGTGCCAACTGATTCCGGTCGAGATGGTCGTCCGGGGGTATCTGACCGGCGTGACCACGACGTCGGCCTGGTACCACTATTCCCGGGGAAGCCGCGACTTCTGCGGCAACGCGCTGCCGGACGGCATGATAAAGAACCAGGCCTTCGACCGGCCCATCATTACCCCTTCGACGAAACCGGAAAAAGGCGCGCACGACGAGTCCATCTCGGCGGAAGAAGTGCTACGCCGGGGCCTCGTGGACGAAGGCGCGTACCGGGAGATGGAAAGGGCGGCCCTGGCGCTTTTCGCCTTCGGGACCGAACGGGCGGCCGCCAACAACCTGATCCTGGTGGACACCAAGTACGAATTCGGCCTCTTCGAGGACCGGGTCGTGTTGATCGACGAGATTCACACCCCCGACTCTTCCAGATTCTGGATCAGGGATACGTATGAAGATCGTTTCCGCCGCGGCGAGGAACCGGAGAAGATGGACAAGGAATACGTCCGTGGTTGGCTCGCTGACCGCGGTTTTCGCGGCGACGGTCCCATACCGCATATACCGGACGAGATCAGGATCGAAGCCGCCCGCCGTTACATTACAGCCTACGAGATGATCACCGCCAGGGCTTTCGAAGCCCGGAACGAGGATGTGTTGCAGCGGATCACCCACCGGCTGCGGAACCCCATGTAG